The nucleotide window TAACCAGGGAAATAGGCAATTCAACATTAGTGGTCAAGAAACTTGCAATCACATATCATTAGAATGGAGATCAGGTTGTAACCCCGATGGAGGAGGGGGATTTGAATATACAGCCCCACCTAGGTGCAGCAACGATGATGCTAGAGTATCTATTGGTTTATCTAACTAAAATTAAATTGGATTAGCAGCCATTCAAGTAGACCGAAAGTTCGGTCATAGCGGATTAATATACCTCTTCAGAGTTGGGGTGCTGGCGCTCGTATTGACAGGTCGTTCAAAACTAGCGAACCAAAGTCAGCGACTTCGTTAGCGGACCGTGGTTCGTAAGAACCCTAATGAAATAGATCCCGGCAGGCGCAGAACGGCCATTCTCGAGACGGCCGTCCCACTGGAATCCACGGTAGATGAGATCCTCACCTACCGCATACCGTTTTATCCGGCGGCCCAACAAATCGGCGATATAGATTTCTCTGACGCCAGTAGCGCTTCCTTCAACGCGGAAATATGCGCGACCTGAGGTTGGGTTCGGCCAGGGTTGGGTCAGATAGACGAGAGGCTGCGATTGATCAGCCGGAGTTTCGACATCTGACGCCGCCCAGGTTCGCTTCCAGAGACCGATATCGGGATTCATGAAGAAAAGGAGTTGGTGATCCCAAGCAGCGGCGAGATTAGGATCGTCCCAATAGTTCATTTCTTCGTCGGGGAGACCATCGCTGATGTCGGTCCAAAGCTGCCCATCCGTTTGAGACCATCGAACCGCCGGCAATCCAGTATCTATGTACCCGCCGACAAAGAGATCACCACCCGCCCAGCGGGGTGAAATGACCGAACTGGTCGAAATACCGCAGGATTCGACCCCGAAATATTGATCTCCTTGCCACTTGTGTATCTGATCATAAATGGCCACAAAGAGCCTTTGCGGATCGATTGACGAGGTCGTAGCACTCACTTGATCGATCATCTGTACCAAGTAGCCTGGAAGATTGAACCACGTCGCCCCCCCATCCGTCGATTTCCTTGAACCCATTTCCTGTTCACCAAGACACCCATTGCAGGTCACGCCTAAGTAGGCATTATTTGAGCCATCCGAAGGAGCGGCAAGATAGTCAACCCAGCACGGATACGGTTCGCCGGCGGGATTCCAGTGAGACCAGGTACAATCCCATTGAGCTCCAAAATCAGTGTTGACACAGACGAGGTGCTGGGAGCCATATGAAGAACTCTCCCAGTGATAGGAATAGACCCGGCCCGGCAGTTCGCCATTCCAGGCAAGCATCACCGTTCTTATTTCGGAACTTCCGGAGGTTGTTATCCAGCTTTCGCCCCCGTCGGTAGTTCGATTCATCAAGTCGGCGCCTCTCGATCCGGCCATAATGAACGAATCATCCTCTCCTCCCGCCACCATGCAATAGAGGTCCATTCCGGCCAATCCAATTGACTCCCAGATACCCGGCGAGCTGAGTGGTGTGCGGTAAAGCCCTTCATCGCCCGCA belongs to Candidatus Eisenbacteria bacterium and includes:
- a CDS encoding T9SS type A sorting domain-containing protein produces the protein MKAFNPASGLIVTLISLTILGGLALSPQSIIAGPWVELTTPPGLQRWICYAGNTYLFVAGDEGLYRTPLSSPGIWESIGLAGMDLYCMVAGGEDDSFIMAGSRGADLMNRTTDGGESWITTSGSSEIRTVMLAWNGELPGRVYSYHWESSSYGSQHLVCVNTDFGAQWDCTWSHWNPAGEPYPCWVDYLAAPSDGSNNAYLGVTCNGCLGEQEMGSRKSTDGGATWFNLPGYLVQMIDQVSATTSSIDPQRLFVAIYDQIHKWQGDQYFGVESCGISTSSVISPRWAGGDLFVGGYIDTGLPAVRWSQTDGQLWTDISDGLPDEEMNYWDDPNLAAAWDHQLLFFMNPDIGLWKRTWAASDVETPADQSQPLVYLTQPWPNPTSGRAYFRVEGSATGVREIYIADLLGRRIKRYAVGEDLIYRGFQWDGRLENGRSAPAGIYFIRVLTNHGPLTKSLTLVR